A genomic segment from uncultured Marinifilum sp. encodes:
- a CDS encoding glycoside hydrolase family 2 TIM barrel-domain containing protein, with the protein MKKLISIFCITFLVSIQFTNAQNDWENELMFEQNKMKARVPSYSYKNETDALKGNREKARLKSLNGIWKFNYVDKSEKRPLDFMFKDFSDDSWNNIEVPSNWELKGFGQPIYSNIIYPFTPNILDTTIKYNWRGPQPPIPPKIYRDNPVGSYYRDFEVPADWKDQSIILHFGGVSSAFYLWVNGKKVGYSQGSRLAAEFDITEFIQKGKNRIAVQVFRWSDGSYLEDQDMWRLSGIYREVLLLAQPKIALNDFYVRTKFDANLQNAKLEIRPRVWVKENENQLKNWKITAQLYDANKNKVITEPMSVSIEDIYKERWPQRDINKFAFLETNISSPEKWSAENPYLYTLVFSVINPDGKLIEARSQKIGFRKIEFSKRNELLINGKPVEIMGVNRHDHSPVNGKAVTREEMRKDVELLKQFNFNAVRTSHYPNDPYFYDLCNEYGLYVMDEANIECHHLGSYIPQNPTWPAAILSRTIRMVERDKNNPCIISWSLGNEAGTGPAFAASAAWVKDFDPSRFIHYEGAQGDPTDPEYIEGYAFKLSKDPDYANPDDPDYVDVLSRMYPELSQLVRMAKSAHITRPIIMCEYMHAMGNSIGGLSDYWTEIRNRPNLIGGFIWDMIDQGIEKTHTNGTKFYAYGGDFGDIPNDENFCLNGVFASDRTPNPHAWECKYVFQPVVFEAANLESGQIRIINRFSFSNLNKYDINWTLKENGKLLQSGSLPSQDIAAGNSKLVNIPIKQIKFNKESEYWIRVSLHEKSDKLWCEKGFEIAKEQILLQAKNEFKKLKSISKEKITVNKTNELIKVSGEKFSASISKLNGNLVSYQIKGKEYLTADLEPNFWRPAIDNDIRGASSKAFNKSREPWQNLASQLKTESVISKLNKDQEVEVLTVQNLANKIKLVKLYTINSKGQISVKIEMNADENLPKLIRFGMTMGIPSNLTQCTFYGNGPHENYSDRKNSAEVDEFSFKTDDLFYSYAKPQENGNRTDTRWIKLSSTDKSGIKITGKPLFGFSVWPYSASNINKAKHPYELKQQGFYTLNIDLKQAGLGGTLSKTLPHYQLKSGKYSFEFILSGIKK; encoded by the coding sequence ATGAAGAAACTAATTTCCATTTTTTGTATTACTTTTTTAGTAAGTATACAATTTACCAATGCTCAAAACGATTGGGAAAATGAATTAATGTTTGAGCAAAATAAAATGAAAGCGCGTGTTCCTTCTTATTCGTACAAAAACGAAACTGATGCATTAAAAGGTAACAGAGAAAAGGCCAGACTTAAATCCTTAAACGGGATTTGGAAATTTAATTATGTAGACAAATCAGAAAAACGACCTCTAGACTTTATGTTTAAAGATTTCTCTGATGATTCCTGGAATAATATTGAAGTCCCCTCAAACTGGGAGTTAAAAGGTTTTGGACAACCGATTTATTCAAATATCATATATCCATTTACCCCAAATATTTTAGATACTACAATAAAATACAACTGGAGAGGTCCACAACCTCCAATTCCTCCAAAAATCTATCGCGACAATCCTGTTGGTAGCTATTATCGCGATTTTGAAGTTCCTGCTGATTGGAAAGATCAATCGATTATTCTGCACTTTGGAGGAGTTTCTTCGGCTTTTTACTTATGGGTTAATGGCAAGAAAGTTGGCTACAGTCAAGGCAGCAGATTAGCCGCCGAATTCGATATTACAGAATTTATTCAAAAAGGAAAAAACAGAATTGCAGTTCAGGTTTTTCGCTGGAGCGATGGAAGTTATCTGGAAGATCAGGATATGTGGCGCTTAAGTGGAATTTACCGTGAAGTGTTACTATTGGCACAGCCAAAAATTGCTTTAAATGATTTTTATGTTAGAACAAAGTTCGATGCCAATCTTCAAAATGCAAAACTTGAGATTCGTCCTCGTGTTTGGGTTAAAGAAAACGAAAATCAGTTAAAAAACTGGAAAATTACTGCTCAGCTTTATGATGCAAATAAAAATAAGGTAATCACAGAACCAATGTCGGTATCTATTGAAGATATTTACAAAGAACGCTGGCCACAACGTGATATTAACAAATTTGCTTTTCTAGAAACAAATATTAGTTCACCGGAAAAATGGTCGGCCGAAAATCCTTATTTGTACACATTGGTTTTTAGTGTAATTAATCCCGATGGAAAATTAATCGAAGCCAGAAGCCAGAAAATTGGATTCCGTAAGATAGAGTTTAGCAAAAGAAATGAACTTTTAATAAATGGGAAACCAGTAGAAATTATGGGTGTTAATCGACACGATCATAGTCCTGTTAACGGAAAAGCTGTAACCCGAGAGGAGATGCGAAAAGATGTTGAACTTTTGAAACAATTCAACTTTAATGCTGTACGCACATCTCATTATCCTAACGATCCATATTTTTACGATTTATGCAATGAATATGGGCTGTATGTAATGGACGAAGCAAACATTGAGTGCCACCATTTGGGAAGTTATATTCCGCAAAATCCAACATGGCCAGCTGCAATTTTAAGCAGAACAATAAGAATGGTCGAACGCGATAAAAATAATCCATGTATCATATCGTGGTCGCTTGGAAATGAAGCCGGTACTGGCCCAGCATTTGCTGCATCGGCAGCGTGGGTAAAAGATTTTGATCCATCTCGATTTATACATTACGAAGGCGCACAAGGAGATCCTACCGATCCTGAATACATTGAAGGCTATGCTTTTAAGCTATCGAAAGATCCTGACTATGCAAATCCTGATGATCCTGATTACGTAGATGTTCTTAGCAGGATGTATCCAGAGCTGAGTCAGTTGGTTAGAATGGCGAAAAGTGCACACATTACCCGCCCAATTATCATGTGTGAGTACATGCATGCTATGGGAAATTCTATTGGAGGTTTGTCTGATTACTGGACCGAAATTCGCAACAGACCAAACCTTATTGGTGGCTTTATTTGGGATATGATAGATCAGGGAATAGAAAAAACTCATACCAACGGAACTAAGTTTTATGCTTATGGTGGAGACTTTGGAGATATACCAAACGATGAAAATTTCTGCTTAAATGGTGTATTTGCATCCGATAGAACTCCAAATCCTCACGCCTGGGAATGTAAATACGTATTTCAACCTGTAGTATTTGAGGCTGCAAATCTTGAATCGGGACAAATAAGAATTATAAATAGATTTTCTTTTAGCAATTTAAATAAATATGATATTAACTGGACATTAAAAGAAAATGGAAAACTATTACAATCGGGATCGTTACCCTCTCAAGACATTGCTGCAGGAAATTCAAAGCTTGTAAATATTCCAATAAAACAGATCAAGTTTAATAAAGAATCAGAATATTGGATTCGAGTTAGCTTACATGAAAAATCGGATAAATTATGGTGTGAAAAAGGATTTGAAATTGCGAAAGAACAAATCTTATTACAAGCAAAAAATGAATTTAAAAAGCTAAAATCCATCTCAAAAGAAAAAATAACAGTTAACAAGACAAATGAATTAATAAAGGTATCAGGAGAAAAATTCTCAGCTAGCATATCAAAACTTAATGGTAACCTTGTTTCATATCAAATTAAAGGTAAAGAATATTTAACAGCTGATTTAGAGCCAAACTTCTGGCGTCCGGCAATCGATAATGATATTAGAGGTGCTAGTAGCAAAGCTTTTAATAAGTCGAGAGAACCTTGGCAAAATCTGGCTTCTCAACTCAAAACAGAATCCGTTATCAGCAAGTTAAATAAAGATCAAGAGGTAGAAGTTTTAACTGTTCAAAATCTGGCAAATAAAATTAAATTAGTTAAGCTTTATACGATTAACTCCAAGGGGCAAATTTCTGTAAAAATAGAAATGAATGCCGATGAGAATCTACCTAAACTAATTCGTTTCGGAATGACAATGGGAATTCCTTCGAATTTAACACAATGCACATTTTATGGAAATGGTCCGCACGAAAATTACAGCGATCGCAAAAATAGTGCAGAGGTTGATGAGTTCTCGTTCAAAACTGATGACTTATTTTATTCCTATGCCAAACCACAGGAAAATGGAAACAGAACCGATACTCGCTGGATAAAATTATCAAGTACAGATAAATCAGGTATTAAAATTACCGGTAAACCATTATTTGGATTTTCTGTTTGGCCATATTCTGCAAGTAATATCAATAAAGCCAAACATCCATACGAATTAAAACAACAAGGTTTTTACACATTAAATATTGATTTAAAGCAAGCCGGATTAGGAGGAACATTATCTAAAACCCTACCTCATTATCAATTAAAATCGGGTAAATACAGTTTCGAATTTATTTTATCAGGAATTAAAAAATAA
- a CDS encoding AraC family transcriptional regulator — protein MKLILKNTDSSANERLDITKKEIPCLDSSWHYHAQYELIYISKSNGIRFVGDSVAHFSPGDLVLVGPYLPHLWRNDVSYYGENDQNKVKTIVIKFTKDFIGEGTFNIPEFSQINSLLEESKFGVSFGGKENKKLHKELISLIELSPAQQLIKLLDILCKLATIDNKIILSSSDMRQYTTDSSDRLDSVIKFVSDNYARDISLNDVSDIACMTTNSFCRFFKKTTNKSFTQFLNEIRVRNASRLLVQQDIPISEVCYMVGYNSITNFNRQFKEIMGSTPNNFRNTI, from the coding sequence ATGAAACTAATATTAAAAAATACTGATAGTTCAGCTAACGAGCGTTTAGATATTACAAAAAAAGAAATTCCATGTCTGGATTCTTCATGGCACTATCATGCTCAGTACGAATTAATATATATATCTAAAAGTAATGGCATTCGATTTGTTGGTGATAGCGTAGCTCATTTTTCACCAGGCGATTTGGTTTTAGTTGGTCCTTACCTACCTCATTTGTGGCGCAACGATGTCTCTTATTATGGAGAAAACGATCAAAATAAAGTAAAAACCATCGTCATTAAATTTACAAAAGATTTTATTGGAGAAGGAACTTTTAATATTCCTGAATTTTCGCAGATAAACAGTTTACTTGAAGAATCAAAATTTGGCGTTAGCTTTGGAGGTAAGGAAAACAAAAAACTGCACAAAGAATTAATTAGTTTAATTGAACTATCACCTGCCCAACAATTAATTAAATTACTAGATATACTATGTAAGCTTGCAACTATCGACAATAAAATAATTCTATCCTCATCAGACATGCGACAATACACCACCGATAGTTCGGATCGCTTAGACTCAGTAATTAAATTTGTTTCGGATAATTATGCCAGAGACATTAGCTTAAATGATGTTTCGGATATAGCTTGCATGACAACAAATTCTTTTTGTCGTTTTTTCAAAAAAACAACCAATAAATCTTTTACGCAATTTTTAAACGAAATTCGTGTTCGAAATGCTTCTCGCCTATTGGTACAACAAGATATTCCAATATCTGAAGTTTGCTATATGGTTGGATATAATTCAATTACAAACTTTAATCGCCAGTTTAAAGAAATAATGGGAAGCACTCCTAACAACTTTAGAAACACAATTTAG
- a CDS encoding TonB-dependent receptor — MKKPKNLTKFFRIAQFSALGIFLGISQVMATNSNSQNSSETVIAQTSVSGTVKDNTGATLPGVSVIVKGTTTGTITNIDGYFEMSNLNEGDVLVVSFVGMKAQEIVYTGQTSIDVVLVEDTIGLNEVVAIGYTTRKKGELTGSVSTIKSEEIAKTSNQDLAKSLAGKVTGLIVADRGGYPGDNDMTLLIRGKSTLNNNSPLILIDGVTAGSFSHLAPQDIASLTVLKDGAAAIYGARAANGVILITTKRGKSGKPKFNFSSSVNISSFSVSPDLMSSEQYAIYENEIEDRYGRDPRFTQDQIDKYAAGNDPNYPSTDWYDLTFADYAPEYRSSLSISGGSDNVSYFVSGDYKDQTGMYESGDLGYKQYQVRSNLDIKLHEKFKLGVDLSGRFGEQEEPGVGSSYIYKHIYTNEPTEVGVYPNGLPGWGGENGANPYVMSSSESGFVDKTTNDLRGKLSYDWDLSALTEGLRFKGFTSYRRQNSDTKSWYTPWSTYTYQEGTGEYVEQLGFSQDGKESILKESFWKFDELMLNAVVHYKKTFNEDHNISAFAGYEYFSSEERSFWVQKKDFPSDNHPELFAGSDEGMQSSGTSSEWGRVNYFGSFSYDYQKKYFLDMTIRRDGSSNFGEKKFGTFPSVAASWAINKEAFMENISWLNALKLRASWAQMGNDRVSGFQYLYEYNYGGGGWAKPNSYIFGTPGVQYNSYSSGTVPNEDITWETADMKNIGLSFSLFDYRLSGDINYFYQKREDILVDQAASIPLFSGLDSSRLPAINMGKVDNFGWEFELNWKDKVGEVDYNFGVNLTQAKNEVKFMDEAADVPEWRKEEGHPMDSYIVFPTAGIFKDQAQVDATDVKIDGTVEGEPIYLDTDGNGKIDDNDKIRSYTSNVPEIQFGIHGGVSYKNFNMSFLFQGQTKAKMLVFFDQAGAKPEYVFNKRWTADNRNSRYPRAFGQADKYSSNQSGNDNKFQGADFWLHDASFLRLKEIELGYTFTKDKLKFGDLKVFVKGFNLLTMFSDVYDLGLDPEANGYDNFRQSTYPSMKSYTFGFNLSF; from the coding sequence ATGAAAAAACCAAAAAATTTAACGAAATTTTTTAGGATTGCTCAATTTTCAGCCTTAGGAATATTTTTAGGAATATCTCAAGTAATGGCGACAAATTCAAATTCTCAAAATTCATCAGAAACTGTTATTGCTCAAACATCAGTAAGCGGTACAGTTAAAGACAATACCGGAGCTACTCTTCCAGGAGTAAGTGTTATTGTAAAAGGAACAACAACAGGTACAATTACCAATATCGATGGATATTTCGAAATGTCGAACCTTAACGAGGGTGATGTTTTAGTAGTATCATTTGTAGGTATGAAAGCTCAGGAAATCGTTTACACAGGACAAACATCTATCGATGTAGTTCTTGTAGAAGATACCATTGGGCTAAACGAGGTAGTTGCAATTGGTTATACAACCAGAAAGAAAGGTGAATTAACCGGATCGGTAAGTACCATTAAATCAGAAGAAATTGCAAAAACTTCTAATCAGGATCTTGCAAAATCGCTTGCTGGTAAAGTAACTGGTTTAATTGTTGCCGACCGTGGTGGTTACCCTGGCGATAATGATATGACTCTTTTAATTAGAGGTAAATCTACCTTAAATAACAACTCTCCTTTAATTTTAATTGATGGAGTAACTGCGGGTAGTTTTTCTCATTTGGCACCTCAAGATATTGCATCACTTACCGTATTGAAAGATGGTGCTGCAGCAATTTATGGTGCTCGTGCTGCCAATGGTGTAATCTTAATTACAACAAAACGTGGTAAATCAGGAAAACCTAAATTTAACTTCTCAAGTTCGGTAAATATTTCTTCTTTTTCAGTTTCTCCTGACTTGATGTCATCGGAGCAATATGCAATTTATGAAAATGAAATTGAAGATCGTTATGGTCGCGATCCTAGATTTACTCAAGATCAAATTGATAAGTATGCAGCAGGAAATGATCCAAACTATCCAAGTACAGATTGGTACGATTTAACTTTTGCTGATTATGCTCCTGAATACAGAAGCTCTTTATCTATTTCTGGTGGTAGCGATAATGTGAGCTACTTTGTAAGTGGTGATTATAAGGATCAAACAGGTATGTATGAATCGGGTGATTTAGGTTACAAACAATATCAAGTTCGTTCCAATTTGGATATTAAACTTCATGAAAAATTTAAATTAGGTGTAGACTTATCAGGAAGATTTGGAGAACAAGAAGAACCAGGTGTAGGTTCATCATACATTTACAAACACATTTATACCAACGAACCAACCGAAGTTGGAGTTTATCCTAACGGATTACCTGGCTGGGGTGGCGAAAACGGTGCAAACCCATACGTAATGTCAAGTAGCGAATCGGGATTTGTTGACAAAACAACAAACGACTTAAGAGGTAAATTGTCTTACGACTGGGATTTAAGTGCACTTACCGAAGGACTACGCTTTAAGGGTTTTACAAGTTACCGCCGACAAAATAGCGATACAAAATCGTGGTATACTCCTTGGTCAACCTACACCTATCAGGAAGGAACGGGAGAGTACGTGGAGCAATTAGGATTTTCGCAGGATGGTAAGGAAAGTATCCTAAAAGAAAGCTTTTGGAAATTTGACGAATTAATGTTAAATGCTGTTGTTCACTATAAAAAAACCTTTAACGAGGATCATAACATTAGTGCATTTGCTGGATACGAGTATTTTTCTTCAGAAGAACGTTCTTTCTGGGTTCAGAAAAAAGATTTTCCAAGTGATAATCATCCAGAATTATTTGCCGGAAGTGATGAAGGCATGCAATCATCAGGAACCTCATCAGAATGGGGACGCGTAAATTATTTTGGTTCGTTCTCTTACGACTATCAAAAGAAATACTTCCTTGACATGACAATTCGTCGTGACGGTTCAAGTAATTTTGGAGAAAAGAAATTCGGTACATTCCCAAGTGTTGCTGCCTCATGGGCCATTAACAAGGAAGCATTCATGGAAAACATCTCATGGTTAAATGCCTTAAAATTGAGAGCATCCTGGGCACAAATGGGTAATGACAGAGTTAGCGGATTTCAGTATTTATATGAATACAACTATGGAGGAGGAGGTTGGGCCAAACCAAATTCTTACATTTTTGGAACTCCAGGTGTTCAGTATAATTCTTACTCTAGCGGTACTGTTCCAAACGAGGATATTACTTGGGAAACTGCTGATATGAAAAATATTGGTTTAAGCTTTAGTTTATTCGACTACAGATTATCCGGAGACATCAACTACTTCTACCAAAAAAGAGAAGATATTTTAGTGGATCAGGCCGCCTCTATCCCACTATTTTCAGGATTAGATTCAAGCAGATTACCAGCCATTAATATGGGTAAAGTAGATAATTTTGGTTGGGAATTTGAATTGAACTGGAAAGACAAAGTTGGCGAAGTAGATTATAACTTTGGAGTTAACCTTACTCAAGCCAAAAACGAAGTAAAATTCATGGATGAAGCCGCTGATGTACCAGAATGGAGAAAAGAAGAAGGCCATCCTATGGATTCGTACATTGTATTCCCTACTGCAGGTATTTTCAAAGATCAGGCACAAGTTGATGCTACAGATGTTAAAATTGACGGTACTGTAGAAGGAGAACCAATCTATTTGGATACAGATGGCAATGGTAAAATTGATGATAATGATAAAATTCGCTCTTATACATCAAATGTGCCAGAAATTCAATTCGGTATTCATGGTGGTGTTAGCTATAAAAACTTCAATATGAGTTTCCTTTTCCAAGGACAAACCAAAGCTAAAATGTTGGTATTCTTCGATCAGGCAGGTGCTAAACCAGAATATGTATTTAACAAACGATGGACTGCTGACAACCGTAATTCAAGATATCCACGAGCTTTTGGTCAGGCCGACAAATACAGTTCAAACCAAAGTGGTAATGACAATAAGTTCCAGGGAGCAGATTTTTGGTTACACGATGCATCCTTCCTAAGATTAAAAGAGATTGAATTAGGTTATACATTTACCAAAGACAAATTAAAATTTGGAGATCTTAAGGTATTTGTAAAAGGATTTAACTTATTAACCATGTTCTCTGATGTTTATGATTTAGGCTTAGATCCTGAAGCAAATGGTTATGACAACTTTAGACAAAGTACATATCCTTCTATGAAGTCATATACTTTCGGGTTTAACCTTAGTTTTTAA
- a CDS encoding RagB/SusD family nutrient uptake outer membrane protein has protein sequence MKNLKYILIVFTLFATFACEDVLDTEAKDIFGEDLIYSDPDQLESLVFTIYNSTESWGVNRQQWWGRRFNIEGASFEAKFNFKNKDLFRVRAGWTASNSGQFNEKWGYYWGYIQQANEFLDRVDDSEAMKNDPDKVNILKAEAKFLRANIYAKLVKMYGAVPIIKTAFGLGDDYNLSRNSYEECIDFIVTELDEAAAVLPETRPDAEFGRATSLAALAVKSRTLLYAASKLHDPANVPSENSQFYSYSKATKWQDAANAAKAIIDIVESRDLIAVTDAEEYQKLFLSPNQDILFARPYGDTYYDFGTDVNSLPDMTQSPNGYGGWALSSPSHNFALQFNMADGTSTDEMTFDPANPNDGREMRYYADLNFNGAQFRGREVEYWQQLDNDGNVDEDGIHGLDSPNGLGNTQHSSKTGYNIKKFQDESLNALTDISSKRPYILYRLAEVYLNYAEAQYQLGNESEAITYLNKVATRALQPAIDKTGNDLLEAIKRERRVELCFEGHNFFDERRWMNEAHLGFDIKGLKWTKLADGTLAHEEYTVVTRPWWDREYYLPIPASEVEKAPALLQNYGY, from the coding sequence ATGAAAAATTTAAAATATATACTGATTGTATTTACTCTTTTTGCAACATTCGCTTGTGAAGATGTGTTAGATACTGAAGCAAAAGATATTTTTGGGGAGGATCTAATCTATAGCGATCCAGATCAACTGGAAAGCTTAGTATTCACTATTTACAACAGCACCGAAAGCTGGGGAGTAAATCGCCAGCAATGGTGGGGACGCAGATTCAATATCGAAGGAGCATCCTTCGAGGCCAAGTTCAATTTCAAAAATAAAGATTTATTTAGAGTAAGAGCTGGTTGGACCGCTAGTAATTCCGGACAATTTAACGAAAAATGGGGTTATTATTGGGGATACATACAGCAGGCAAATGAATTTCTTGACAGGGTTGATGATAGTGAAGCTATGAAAAATGATCCTGATAAAGTAAACATTTTAAAAGCTGAAGCTAAATTCTTAAGAGCAAACATCTACGCCAAATTGGTAAAAATGTATGGTGCTGTTCCAATTATCAAAACAGCCTTTGGTCTTGGTGACGACTATAACTTAAGCAGAAATTCTTACGAAGAATGTATTGATTTTATTGTAACGGAATTAGATGAAGCTGCGGCAGTTCTTCCAGAAACTCGTCCTGATGCCGAGTTTGGTAGAGCTACAAGTTTAGCTGCATTAGCAGTAAAATCGAGAACATTGCTTTATGCTGCAAGTAAATTGCACGATCCTGCAAATGTACCAAGCGAAAACTCACAGTTCTATTCTTATTCTAAAGCAACAAAATGGCAAGATGCAGCCAATGCTGCAAAAGCTATCATCGACATCGTAGAATCTCGCGATTTAATTGCTGTTACCGATGCTGAAGAATATCAAAAGCTATTTTTATCGCCAAATCAGGACATTTTATTTGCAAGACCTTACGGTGATACCTATTACGATTTTGGTACCGATGTAAATTCATTACCTGATATGACTCAATCACCAAATGGTTACGGTGGATGGGCTTTATCTTCACCAAGTCATAATTTTGCTTTGCAGTTCAATATGGCTGACGGAACAAGTACTGATGAAATGACTTTTGATCCTGCTAATCCAAATGATGGCAGAGAAATGAGATATTATGCCGATCTTAACTTTAACGGAGCTCAATTTAGAGGTCGCGAAGTTGAATACTGGCAACAATTAGATAACGATGGTAATGTAGATGAAGATGGTATTCATGGATTAGATTCACCTAATGGATTAGGAAATACACAACATTCTTCAAAAACAGGTTATAACATTAAAAAATTTCAAGACGAAAGCTTAAATGCCTTAACAGATATATCTTCGAAAAGACCATACATACTATATCGTTTGGCCGAAGTATATTTGAACTACGCCGAAGCACAATACCAATTAGGTAACGAAAGTGAAGCCATTACTTACCTGAACAAGGTAGCAACTCGAGCATTACAACCGGCAATTGATAAAACAGGTAACGATCTTCTCGAAGCAATTAAAAGAGAAAGAAGAGTTGAGCTTTGTTTCGAAGGTCACAACTTTTTCGACGAAAGAAGATGGATGAACGAAGCACATTTAGGTTTTGATATTAAAGGCCTTAAATGGACCAAGTTAGCAGATGGAACTCTTGCTCACGAAGAGTATACTGTTGTAACACGTCCTTGGTGGGATAGAGAATATTACTTACCTATTCCTGCAAGTGAAGTTGAAAAAGCACCTGCTTTATTACAAAATTATGGATACTAA
- a CDS encoding sulfatase has translation MKRFIYLLFFIIAISSCKTSTQKPNVLFIGIDDLRPELACYGSKIAQSPNIDKLANQGLRFNRAYCQEAICGPSRASLMTGIRPESSGITHNYIKFREKLPNKSTLSQHFGANGYNTAYLGKIFHHGDDDDASWNWAPAIDSLDKEKRKKIKGFALPKNIERTQKKRKEMFAKYGKVARFGLAMGPAYECADVPDNTYIDGFNTDIAIKTMKEMLDKSNKPFFLGLGFNKPHLNWIAPKKYWDLYDREKIPLANNCKPEGGSSMGLHPSFELRTRDYIPKKGDINPELAKTLKHAYLACVSYVDAQIGRMISALEEAGVRDNTIIILWSDHGWHLGDMGIWGKATNYEIATRVPLLIWTPDMPKGSCGKSTDALVELVDMYPSLCDLAGISIPDHLEGTSFKPLIENPDRKWKTAAFSQFPTPALREWGGFPLRPAMRETYFGPLIQEMEEQIALEQQENWNKKEFENNVMGYSMRTDSYRLIVWKNKKHPEQEPLAIELYDLKNNTAETINIADKEPELVNQLMKQFNAGWQGVSEKIEMN, from the coding sequence ATGAAAAGATTTATCTATCTTCTGTTTTTTATAATCGCTATTAGTTCTTGTAAAACATCTACACAAAAACCAAATGTATTATTTATTGGAATTGATGATCTAAGACCAGAACTAGCTTGTTATGGCTCAAAAATTGCTCAAAGTCCAAATATCGACAAACTAGCCAATCAAGGCTTACGCTTTAACAGAGCCTATTGTCAGGAAGCAATTTGTGGTCCTTCCCGTGCAAGTTTAATGACAGGTATTCGACCTGAATCCAGTGGAATAACACACAATTACATCAAGTTTAGAGAAAAGCTTCCTAATAAATCAACACTTTCGCAACACTTTGGTGCAAACGGATACAACACTGCTTATCTTGGCAAAATCTTTCATCATGGCGATGATGATGATGCATCCTGGAATTGGGCTCCTGCAATTGATAGTCTTGATAAAGAAAAGAGAAAAAAGATAAAAGGATTTGCACTTCCTAAAAACATCGAGCGAACTCAAAAGAAACGAAAAGAAATGTTCGCTAAATATGGCAAAGTTGCTCGTTTCGGATTAGCAATGGGACCTGCATACGAGTGTGCCGATGTTCCTGACAATACATATATTGATGGTTTTAATACTGATATAGCCATAAAAACCATGAAAGAAATGCTTGATAAAAGTAATAAACCTTTCTTTCTTGGACTGGGCTTTAACAAACCTCATTTAAACTGGATTGCTCCTAAAAAATATTGGGATTTGTACGACAGGGAAAAAATTCCACTTGCCAATAATTGTAAACCTGAAGGCGGCTCTTCAATGGGACTTCACCCCTCTTTCGAACTACGTACCCGAGATTATATTCCCAAGAAAGGAGATATAAATCCCGAACTTGCCAAAACTTTAAAACATGCCTACCTAGCTTGTGTTAGCTATGTTGATGCTCAAATTGGAAGAATGATATCAGCTCTAGAAGAAGCTGGCGTACGCGATAATACAATCATTATTCTTTGGAGCGATCATGGCTGGCATCTTGGTGATATGGGAATTTGGGGAAAAGCAACCAATTACGAAATTGCCACTCGTGTACCATTATTAATCTGGACTCCGGATATGCCGAAAGGAAGTTGCGGTAAATCTACCGATGCATTGGTGGAACTGGTTGATATGTATCCAAGCCTGTGCGATTTGGCAGGAATCTCTATTCCAGATCATCTTGAAGGAACAAGCTTTAAACCATTAATTGAAAATCCCGATCGAAAATGGAAAACTGCAGCTTTTAGTCAGTTTCCTACTCCTGCATTAAGAGAATGGGGAGGCTTCCCTCTCCGACCTGCAATGCGCGAAACTTATTTTGGTCCACTAATCCAAGAAATGGAAGAACAAATTGCCCTTGAACAACAAGAAAACTGGAACAAAAAAGAATTTGAAAATAACGTAATGGGCTATTCCATGCGAACAGATTCCTATCGATTAATTGTTTGGAAAAATAAAAAACACCCCGAACAGGAACCTCTTGCAATTGAATTATATGATTTAAAAAACAATACTGCCGAAACAATAAACATTGCTGATAAAGAGCCGGAATTAGTAAACCAGCTAATGAAACAATTTAATGCAGGTTGGCAAGGGGTTAGCGAGAAAATTGAAATGAACTAG